One Peromyscus leucopus breed LL Stock chromosome 4, UCI_PerLeu_2.1, whole genome shotgun sequence genomic region harbors:
- the Wfdc5 gene encoding WAP four-disulfide core domain protein 5: MRLQSSLLLVVLLALETQLPVARCRNKGEKLGGCPPDDGPCLKVTPDQCMNDRQCPSSMKCCSRACFRQCVPRVSVKLGKCPVDKLHCLSPIKHTCNKDFDCSGQKRCCLGACGRDCRDPSKG, from the exons ATGAGACTCCAGAGCTCCCTCCTCCTGGTAGTCCTCCTGGCTTTGGAGACCCAGCTGCCTGTGGCCCGGTGCAGGAACAAGGGAG AAAAATTGGGGGGCTGCCCACCAGACGACGGACCTTGCCTCAAGGTGACTCCTGACCAGTGCATGAATGACCGCCAGTGTCCCTCGTCGATGAAGTGCTGCTCCAGAGCCTGTTTCCGCCAGTGTGTCCCCAGGGTCTCAG TGAAGCTGGGAAAGTGCCCCGTGGATAAACTCCACTGCCTCAGCCCTATAAAGCACACGTGTAACAAAGACTTCGACTGCTCAGGCCAGAAGCGATGCTGCCTCGGCGCCTGTGGCCGGGACTGCCGAGACCCCAGCAAAG gCTAA